Proteins encoded within one genomic window of Vicinamibacteria bacterium:
- a CDS encoding PQQ-binding-like beta-propeller repeat protein has translation MSQPWRILVWLVVFLPAISQAQTGSVSYERLLGDETEPENWLTYSGGYFSHRYSRLDQIQASNVTRLRVEWVHQVETMQVLETNPIVADGIMYITEPPSDVVALDLRTGRPFWSYRHKLATTADKICCGPDNRGVALLDGRVYIGTIDARLVALDARSGGVLWDVEVANPESGYSITSAPLAIKDKIVTGIAGGEYGIRGFLDAYDAKTGKRAWRFYTIPAPGEPGNETWGNDSWRTGGSPTWVTGAFDPGLNLVYWGTGNPAPDWNGDLRPGDNLYSDSVVALDADSGELRWYFQFTPHDTHDWDACQTPILVDADWEGQRRRLMLWANRNGFYYVLDRETGEFLRAREFSKQTWAEGLDEHGRPIVLPGSDPTEEGTLVFPSCCATANWWPSSYSPRTGLYYAAAVDGGAVYYKGEDEYNEGDQ, from the coding sequence ATGTCCCAACCGTGGCGGATTCTCGTGTGGCTCGTCGTCTTTCTGCCCGCGATCTCGCAGGCCCAAACGGGCAGCGTGAGCTACGAGAGACTGCTGGGCGACGAAACCGAGCCCGAGAACTGGCTCACTTATAGCGGCGGTTACTTCTCCCATCGCTACAGCCGTCTGGACCAGATCCAGGCGAGCAACGTGACGCGGCTGCGGGTCGAATGGGTGCACCAGGTCGAGACGATGCAGGTGCTGGAGACGAACCCCATCGTCGCCGATGGCATCATGTACATCACCGAGCCTCCGAGCGACGTGGTCGCGCTCGACCTACGCACCGGGCGTCCGTTCTGGAGCTACCGGCACAAGCTCGCGACGACCGCCGACAAAATCTGTTGCGGCCCGGACAATCGCGGCGTGGCATTGCTCGACGGTCGCGTCTACATCGGCACCATCGACGCCCGGCTCGTCGCTCTCGACGCGAGGAGCGGAGGCGTTCTCTGGGACGTCGAGGTCGCCAATCCCGAGAGCGGTTACAGCATCACGAGCGCGCCGCTGGCAATCAAGGACAAGATCGTGACCGGCATCGCCGGTGGCGAGTACGGCATTCGCGGCTTTCTCGATGCCTACGATGCGAAAACCGGAAAGCGCGCCTGGCGCTTCTACACCATCCCCGCGCCCGGCGAGCCGGGAAACGAGACGTGGGGCAACGACTCGTGGAGAACGGGCGGCTCACCGACCTGGGTGACGGGCGCGTTCGATCCCGGCCTCAATCTCGTCTATTGGGGAACGGGCAACCCCGCGCCGGATTGGAACGGCGATCTCCGGCCGGGGGACAATCTCTATTCGGACAGCGTCGTCGCCCTCGACGCCGACAGCGGAGAGCTCCGCTGGTACTTTCAGTTCACGCCCCACGACACACACGATTGGGATGCCTGCCAGACGCCCATCCTCGTCGATGCCGACTGGGAGGGCCAGAGACGCCGGCTCATGCTCTGGGCGAACCGAAACGGTTTCTACTACGTGCTCGACCGTGAGACGGGCGAGTTCCTGAGAGCGCGAGAGTTCTCCAAGCAGACCTGGGCCGAGGGTCTCGACGAGCACGGCCGTCCAATTGTTCTCCCGGGAAGCGATCCCACCGAGGAAGGGACCCTCGTCTTTCCCAGTTGCTGCGCCACGGCCAATTGGTGGCCTTCGAGCTACAGCCCTCGCACGGGTCTCTATTACGCCGCAGCGGTCGACGGCGGCGCCGTCTACTACAAAGGCGAGGACGAGTACAACGAGGGCGATCAGT
- a CDS encoding c-type cytochrome, which produces MSPMRLGYAISFAFLLESVAFTCQAYAQTAGATTPDVIEGERFYRAHCRICHGRAGMGDRGPALDRGEFDRATTDDELDEILFNGIPGTGMPGVVDSQRKRRQVIAYLRSLGVRDREPPPGNPASGEAMFRGDGGCLACHMVNGEGSPLGPELSAIGRARAAASLRRSLLDPDADVEKRYWSARLTFRAGGSLSGTLIDEDTFSVRLMDPEGNLHAFLKSELESLQLDRGSTMTSYEDVFSASQIDDLVAYLSSLKGRK; this is translated from the coding sequence ATGTCTCCGATGAGGCTCGGGTACGCGATCTCGTTTGCGTTCTTGCTCGAAAGCGTGGCTTTCACTTGCCAGGCCTACGCGCAAACGGCGGGGGCGACGACCCCTGACGTGATCGAAGGGGAGCGTTTCTATCGGGCCCATTGCCGCATTTGCCACGGACGAGCCGGCATGGGAGATCGAGGACCGGCGCTCGATCGCGGCGAGTTCGACCGAGCCACGACCGACGACGAGCTGGATGAGATCCTCTTCAACGGAATACCCGGCACGGGAATGCCGGGTGTGGTGGACTCGCAGCGGAAGCGGCGTCAGGTAATCGCCTATTTGCGCTCGCTCGGCGTTCGGGATCGCGAGCCCCCACCCGGCAATCCGGCTTCGGGCGAGGCGATGTTCAGGGGCGACGGAGGCTGCCTCGCCTGTCACATGGTAAACGGCGAGGGTTCTCCTCTCGGACCGGAGCTGAGCGCCATCGGTCGCGCGCGCGCCGCGGCGTCTCTTCGGCGATCACTCCTCGATCCGGATGCGGACGTGGAAAAGCGCTATTGGTCGGCGCGGCTCACGTTTCGGGCGGGCGGGAGCCTGTCCGGCACTCTCATCGACGAGGACACGTTCTCCGTTCGTCTCATGGACCCGGAGGGCAACCTCCACGCCTTTCTCAAGAGCGAGCTCGAGTCGCTACAGCTCGATCGAGGCTCAACGATGACGAGCTACGAAGACGTATTCAGCGCGAGCCAGATCGACGACCTGGTCGCCTATCTTTCCTCTCTCAAAGGCAGGAAGTAG
- a CDS encoding PQQ-binding-like beta-propeller repeat protein: MHESISTVLSLLTTFALASAEDWPQWRGPNGNGVSPEKGLPVTWSEDENIAWRARLGGQGLSSPIAIGEIIVVTSQIGRGDVRPGNHPTLGQGGDFPEERSMGGRTEEGVVFLVEAFHRSDGRRLWHHELIAESTSDSLPEVHRKTNLANPSPVTDGERIFAWFGTGQIVALDLEGKRVWGKHLGKEYAPYTITWGHSSSPAVYEDSLILQCDHEPDSYLLALDRRTGAEKWKAERGSRSSYSTPTVVTGPRGDELVVNSSEGLEGYDPKTGERLWYFVEPNRFPIPVPSFADGVIYTSRGYRSGPYMAIRPGGRGDIADTEHLLWHVPTGAPYVSSVVHYDGVVYLASDAGILQAADAESGERLFQGRTGNIYSAAPIAGDGKVYFVSESGETVVLKASREFEILSRNQLEGRFLASPVISDGLLLLRSDSELIAVGGASTTH, encoded by the coding sequence ATGCACGAATCGATCTCGACCGTTCTGTCACTACTCACGACGTTCGCGCTCGCGAGCGCCGAGGATTGGCCGCAGTGGCGTGGCCCCAACGGAAACGGGGTGAGCCCGGAGAAGGGGCTTCCCGTCACCTGGAGCGAGGACGAGAACATCGCCTGGAGGGCTCGATTGGGAGGTCAAGGCCTTTCATCGCCCATCGCCATCGGCGAGATCATCGTGGTGACCTCACAGATCGGCCGCGGAGACGTTCGCCCCGGCAACCACCCGACGTTGGGGCAGGGCGGAGATTTTCCCGAAGAGCGATCGATGGGAGGAAGGACCGAAGAGGGTGTCGTCTTCCTCGTGGAGGCATTTCACCGGAGCGACGGGCGGCGTTTGTGGCATCATGAATTGATCGCCGAGTCCACCTCTGATTCCCTTCCCGAAGTCCACCGCAAGACGAACCTCGCCAATCCAAGCCCGGTCACCGACGGCGAGCGGATCTTCGCCTGGTTCGGCACCGGACAGATCGTCGCTCTCGACCTCGAGGGCAAGCGGGTCTGGGGGAAGCACCTCGGAAAAGAGTACGCCCCCTACACCATCACCTGGGGCCATTCGAGCTCACCGGCCGTCTACGAGGACTCTCTCATCCTCCAGTGCGATCACGAGCCCGACTCGTACCTGCTCGCGCTCGACCGGCGAACCGGCGCGGAGAAATGGAAGGCCGAGCGGGGCAGCCGCAGCTCGTACAGCACACCGACCGTCGTCACTGGCCCACGGGGCGACGAGCTCGTCGTGAACTCGAGCGAGGGGCTAGAAGGCTACGACCCGAAGACAGGGGAACGACTCTGGTACTTCGTCGAGCCGAACCGCTTTCCCATCCCGGTACCCTCTTTCGCCGACGGTGTGATCTACACGAGCCGCGGCTACCGCAGCGGACCGTACATGGCGATCCGCCCGGGGGGGCGAGGTGATATCGCCGACACCGAGCATCTCCTGTGGCACGTTCCGACGGGAGCGCCCTATGTCTCTTCGGTCGTCCATTACGATGGCGTCGTTTATCTCGCCAGCGATGCTGGCATCCTCCAGGCGGCCGATGCGGAGTCGGGCGAGCGCCTGTTTCAAGGGCGAACGGGAAACATCTACTCGGCCGCTCCGATTGCTGGCGATGGCAAGGTCTACTTCGTCAGCGAGAGTGGCGAGACCGTGGTTCTCAAAGCCTCGCGGGAGTTCGAGATCCTCTCACGGAACCAGCTCGAGGGCCGATTCCTTGCATCTCCAGTGATCTCGGATGGCCTCTTGCTGCTGCGGAGCGACTCCGAGCTCATCGCCGTCGGCGGGGCGTCCACGACTCACTGA
- a CDS encoding PQQ-binding-like beta-propeller repeat protein yields the protein MNVWLLLVIAFLVPPLGIVLLWARSRASVTVKLLGSLALLVLSFVHLHWLFGLRVEVDGTGARPIFSFAARDRHYEALERSRARQELEASGSSSRGDVIGASPSGLAWPRFRGPSMDGHYPGSIVTRWPDAGLPLLWKQPVGGGYASFVIAGGRAFTIEQRRDEEVVAAYDLATGRELWAHGWPAEFRETLGGPGPRATPTWDDALVFALGATGELKVLEESEGRVIWERNILDDASASNLTWGMAASPLIVDEKVILLPGGSNGNSVVAYDKRSGAAIWSSLDDTQAYTSPMLVTLSGMPQILVVGARRVMGITVENGSLLWDYPWVTNQGINVAQPVVFDGNRVFLSAGYGHGATVLEVTQAGSGFSARPVWSNVRMKNKFTSSVLHDGYLYGLDEAILACVEAATGELQWKGGRYGYGQLLVASGHLVVLTERGELVLVEATPERHAEVARFQAIEGKTWNHPAIADGILLVRNANEMAAFRIAP from the coding sequence ATGAACGTCTGGCTGCTTCTCGTCATTGCTTTCCTCGTTCCCCCGCTAGGTATCGTGCTTCTCTGGGCGCGGAGCCGCGCGAGCGTCACTGTGAAGCTCCTGGGCTCACTCGCTTTGCTCGTTCTGAGCTTCGTCCATCTTCATTGGCTGTTCGGGCTGCGCGTCGAGGTAGACGGAACCGGCGCGCGGCCGATCTTCTCGTTCGCGGCGAGAGATAGGCACTACGAGGCTCTGGAGAGAAGCCGAGCGAGGCAGGAACTCGAGGCCTCGGGCTCATCGAGCCGTGGGGACGTCATCGGCGCGAGCCCTTCGGGGCTCGCTTGGCCTCGATTTCGCGGTCCCTCGATGGATGGACACTACCCCGGGAGCATCGTCACGAGATGGCCCGATGCTGGGCTTCCTCTTTTGTGGAAACAGCCGGTGGGCGGTGGCTACGCGTCTTTCGTGATCGCAGGCGGCCGCGCGTTCACGATCGAGCAGCGCCGCGATGAAGAGGTCGTCGCCGCCTACGATCTGGCGACCGGTCGCGAGCTCTGGGCGCACGGCTGGCCCGCCGAGTTCAGGGAGACTCTCGGCGGCCCCGGCCCGCGAGCCACTCCGACCTGGGATGACGCCCTCGTCTTTGCTCTCGGAGCGACCGGCGAGCTGAAAGTGCTCGAGGAGTCCGAAGGTAGAGTCATCTGGGAGCGCAACATTCTCGACGACGCGAGCGCGTCGAATCTGACCTGGGGCATGGCCGCCTCGCCATTGATCGTCGATGAGAAAGTCATCCTGCTCCCCGGAGGGTCGAACGGAAACTCCGTCGTGGCCTACGACAAACGTAGCGGCGCCGCAATCTGGAGCTCTCTCGATGACACGCAAGCCTACACCTCGCCGATGCTCGTCACGCTCTCGGGAATGCCCCAGATCCTCGTCGTAGGGGCGAGGCGCGTCATGGGTATCACCGTCGAGAATGGCTCCCTTCTCTGGGACTACCCCTGGGTAACGAACCAGGGAATCAATGTCGCGCAGCCCGTCGTCTTCGATGGAAACCGCGTCTTTCTGTCGGCGGGCTACGGCCATGGAGCGACGGTGCTGGAAGTCACGCAAGCCGGATCCGGCTTCAGCGCTCGACCGGTCTGGTCCAATGTTCGCATGAAAAACAAGTTCACGAGCTCGGTGCTGCACGACGGCTACCTCTATGGGCTCGACGAGGCGATCCTCGCCTGCGTCGAGGCCGCTACCGGAGAGCTCCAATGGAAGGGCGGCCGCTACGGCTACGGGCAGCTCCTCGTCGCTTCCGGCCATCTCGTCGTTCTCACCGAGCGCGGAGAGCTCGTGCTCGTGGAGGCCACGCCGGAACGACACGCAGAGGTCGCGAGGTTCCAGGCGATCGAGGGAAAGACGTGGAACCACCCGGCGATCGCGGACGGCATCCTGCTCGTTCGAAACGCGAACGAAATGGCCGCCTTCCGGATCGCGCCTTGA
- a CDS encoding divalent metal cation transporter, with protein MDAELRELRRLRQRPLPQRLLGYFRLGGPGFMDAALTLGAGTLTAAMLSGATFGYKTLWLLWISMGLGLFMMAAMARFTTRGHGIVALQNRYHGVLFGSVMTALVGSTAVAIVFNFGQVSLGTHLLESLAAYGGLSFPRDVNWVLYTAFTGWLTLSYGRKGRSGIRFVETFMKLCIAVMLVAFGACLAVTGVDWGAALRGTFVPWLPSGGEGLDLFVASSAAAVGIMDWFFFNYAGLARGWGKEHEPLARFDMTFGLFLPFVLVNFLVVAVFAETLLPSAARPETATELARALEPLLGARWAPVLFYLGFLAVPVSTTVGMSIAGAMAIHAAFGWSQDTSSLRWRVSALLPQIAFVAVWYPRPVWLVIAIGAFLSLTDNIVAWSYYLLVNDERALGEDRCRSRFWNFGLLLQVTLLNCIAIIYVFNRLGWWVH; from the coding sequence ATGGATGCCGAGCTCCGTGAGCTGAGACGGCTTCGGCAGCGACCACTTCCGCAGAGATTGCTCGGCTACTTCCGCCTCGGCGGGCCTGGTTTCATGGACGCGGCGCTCACGCTTGGCGCCGGAACCCTCACCGCGGCGATGCTCTCGGGCGCCACCTTCGGGTACAAAACCCTGTGGCTCTTGTGGATCTCCATGGGTCTCGGATTGTTCATGATGGCGGCGATGGCCCGCTTCACGACACGAGGCCATGGCATCGTAGCTCTCCAGAACCGCTATCACGGGGTGTTGTTCGGCTCGGTGATGACCGCGCTCGTGGGTTCGACCGCAGTCGCGATCGTCTTCAATTTTGGCCAGGTCAGCCTGGGCACGCATCTCCTGGAGTCGCTCGCGGCATACGGCGGTCTCTCGTTCCCCCGCGACGTGAACTGGGTGCTCTATACGGCCTTCACCGGCTGGCTGACGCTGAGCTACGGGCGGAAGGGTCGTAGCGGAATCCGATTCGTCGAAACGTTCATGAAACTCTGCATCGCGGTCATGCTCGTCGCATTCGGGGCGTGCCTCGCGGTCACCGGAGTCGACTGGGGCGCTGCGCTACGGGGAACGTTCGTACCCTGGCTTCCCTCGGGTGGCGAGGGCCTCGACCTATTCGTCGCGAGCTCGGCCGCCGCCGTCGGGATCATGGACTGGTTCTTCTTCAACTACGCTGGTCTCGCGCGGGGATGGGGCAAGGAGCACGAGCCCCTCGCTCGCTTCGACATGACTTTCGGGCTGTTTCTGCCGTTCGTGCTCGTGAACTTCCTCGTCGTCGCTGTTTTCGCCGAGACCCTCCTCCCGAGCGCCGCACGCCCCGAGACGGCCACCGAGCTGGCGCGCGCGCTGGAGCCTTTACTCGGTGCCCGATGGGCTCCGGTGCTCTTCTATCTCGGTTTCCTCGCCGTTCCCGTTTCCACCACCGTCGGGATGAGCATCGCCGGTGCCATGGCGATTCATGCCGCTTTCGGCTGGAGCCAGGATACGAGCTCGCTGCGATGGCGGGTGAGTGCGCTTCTTCCTCAGATCGCCTTCGTTGCCGTATGGTATCCCCGACCCGTTTGGCTGGTGATCGCCATCGGGGCCTTCTTGTCCCTCACGGATAACATCGTGGCCTGGTCCTATTATCTGCTCGTGAACGACGAGCGGGCACTCGGCGAGGACCGGTGCCGTTCCCGATTCTGGAACTTCGGCCTTCTCTTGCAGGTGACGCTCTTGAATTGCATCGCCATAATTTACGTGTTCAACCGGCTCGGGTGGTGGGTCCATTGA
- a CDS encoding aldehyde dehydrogenase family protein, translating to MTTAIEKHKPLLDELGLEDVNAGACTGPDEWLSDSSGQELVSLNPTTGAPIARVVQASPEVTERVISKAAAAFHSWRQVPAPKRGQLVRDLGDAIRERREPLGDLISLEMGKIRAEGHGEVQEMIDICDFAVGLSRQLYGLTMHSERPQHRMYEQWHPLGVVGVVTAFNFPMAVWSWNATIAAVCGDPTLWKPSSDTPLTAIAVQHVANRVMADHGLSGVFSLVIGSGRSVGDLLLKDPRIPLVSFTGSTPIGRHVAETVAKRFGRSILELGGNNAIIVTDDADLDMATRAILFGAVGTAGQRCTSTRRIIAQKGIAKKLSERLVKAYKQVRIGDPLDEATLMGPLVNTGAVEDMFAALEKVKAQGGEILTGGRKLPEMGPNFVEPTIVKMPAQTEIVKEETFAPILYILEFSDLEEAIAIHNGVPQGLSSAIFTDSMRSVETFLSSAGSDCGIANVNIGTSGAEIGGAFGGEKETGGGRESGSDAWKAYMRRQTNTINWSRNLPLAQGIEFG from the coding sequence ATGACCACGGCAATCGAAAAACACAAGCCCCTGCTCGACGAGCTGGGCCTCGAAGACGTGAATGCGGGAGCCTGCACTGGCCCGGACGAGTGGCTTTCGGACAGCTCGGGCCAGGAGCTCGTTTCGCTCAATCCGACGACCGGAGCCCCCATCGCCAGGGTGGTCCAGGCCAGCCCCGAGGTCACCGAGCGAGTCATCTCCAAGGCCGCCGCGGCGTTTCACTCGTGGCGGCAGGTTCCTGCGCCGAAACGGGGGCAGCTCGTACGTGACCTCGGCGACGCGATCCGGGAGCGCCGGGAGCCTCTCGGCGATCTCATCTCGCTCGAGATGGGAAAGATCCGGGCGGAGGGACACGGCGAGGTCCAGGAGATGATCGACATATGCGACTTCGCCGTGGGTCTGTCGCGGCAGCTCTACGGCCTCACGATGCACTCCGAAAGGCCCCAGCACCGGATGTACGAGCAGTGGCATCCGCTCGGAGTCGTGGGGGTCGTGACCGCTTTCAATTTCCCCATGGCAGTCTGGTCCTGGAACGCCACGATCGCTGCCGTCTGCGGGGATCCCACCTTGTGGAAGCCTTCCAGCGACACGCCCCTGACGGCCATCGCCGTCCAGCACGTAGCGAACCGCGTCATGGCCGACCACGGTCTCAGTGGCGTCTTCTCGCTCGTGATCGGATCGGGAAGAAGCGTGGGAGATCTCTTGCTGAAAGATCCACGCATACCGCTCGTGTCCTTCACCGGTTCGACCCCGATTGGACGACACGTCGCCGAAACGGTGGCAAAACGTTTTGGCCGCAGCATTCTCGAGCTCGGCGGCAACAATGCCATCATCGTAACCGACGACGCCGATCTCGACATGGCGACCCGCGCGATCCTGTTCGGAGCCGTCGGAACGGCGGGCCAGCGCTGCACCAGCACGAGGCGCATCATCGCTCAGAAAGGAATCGCCAAAAAGCTCTCGGAACGGCTCGTCAAGGCCTACAAGCAGGTTCGTATCGGCGATCCTCTCGACGAAGCCACCCTCATGGGACCTCTGGTCAACACCGGCGCCGTCGAAGATATGTTCGCGGCGCTCGAGAAGGTGAAAGCGCAGGGCGGTGAGATCTTGACCGGTGGAAGGAAGCTTCCGGAGATGGGACCCAACTTCGTCGAACCGACCATCGTGAAGATGCCCGCCCAGACGGAGATCGTGAAAGAAGAGACGTTCGCGCCGATCCTCTATATCCTCGAGTTCTCTGACTTGGAAGAGGCCATCGCCATCCACAACGGCGTGCCTCAGGGACTTTCGAGCGCGATTTTCACCGACAGCATGCGTAGCGTCGAGACGTTCCTCTCGTCTGCCGGTTCCGACTGCGGCATCGCCAACGTGAACATCGGAACCTCGGGCGCGGAGATCGGCGGAGCCTTCGGAGGCGAAAAGGAGACGGGCGGCGGACGAGAGTCCGGCTCCGACGCCTGGAAAGCCTACATGAGGCGACAGACGAACACGATCAACTGGTCGCGGAATCTCCCGCTGGCACAAGGAATAGAGTTCGGGTAG
- a CDS encoding FAD-dependent oxidoreductase, whose product MNRHDRDLGMNRAITRRDFLNGVSVAIGGTLLSSPVAKAMGLLPEEAYYPPALTGMRGSHDGSWETSHALRDGQGWNEVADTGERYDLVVVGGGISGLSAAYFYRRKFGGDSRILVIDNHDDFGGHAKRNEFTHEGRTFIGYGGTQSIDTPSSYSAEAMGLLTELGVDLARFYEAFDQELYSSLGLTRGTFFDRETFGDDRLVARPTGMSWKDFAAQTPLVEDAQKDLIRLNEEAIDYLPGLSPDEKTKKLAATSYLAFLEEHAKVHPQVVKMLYKRTHGLFAMGIDGVPALDCWGLGYPGFQGMGPRPAKASELSLTARPHREPQPYIFHFPDGNASIARLLTRSLVLGSAPGGTMEDIVTAKMDYSKLDVAGSRIRVRLRSTGVRVQHVGDPDRATEVEVTYVRDGNAESVRARHVVLGCWHMVIPLLCPELGEEQRKALVYGPKVPLVYTNVFVRDWKAFEKLGVSSISATNGYHSSISLDFPVSLGGYRHPRSPEEPIVLHLTRTPCSPGGSSREQHAAGRYDLLATTFETFERETRAQLGRVLAGGGFDPSRDILGITVNRWPHGYAYEYNSLWDPVFPPGEAPFEIGRKPFGRIHIANSDAQAYAYTNAAIDQAYRAVSEIG is encoded by the coding sequence ATGAACCGGCACGACCGTGACCTGGGCATGAACCGGGCCATCACGCGGCGCGACTTTCTGAACGGGGTCAGCGTAGCCATCGGGGGCACGCTCCTCTCGAGCCCGGTGGCGAAAGCCATGGGGCTTTTGCCCGAGGAGGCCTATTATCCGCCGGCTTTGACGGGAATGCGCGGAAGCCACGACGGATCCTGGGAGACGTCGCACGCCCTTCGAGATGGCCAGGGTTGGAACGAAGTGGCCGATACCGGCGAGCGTTACGATCTGGTCGTCGTCGGAGGCGGGATCAGTGGGCTTTCGGCCGCCTATTTCTACCGGCGCAAGTTCGGCGGCGACTCACGGATCCTGGTGATCGACAACCACGACGATTTCGGAGGGCACGCGAAGCGTAACGAGTTCACTCACGAGGGACGTACTTTCATCGGCTATGGCGGAACGCAGTCGATCGACACCCCATCGAGCTACAGCGCGGAAGCCATGGGGCTGCTGACCGAGCTGGGCGTCGACCTAGCCCGCTTCTACGAGGCGTTCGACCAGGAGCTCTATTCGTCACTCGGGCTCACGCGCGGGACGTTCTTCGACCGCGAGACTTTCGGGGACGATCGTCTCGTTGCCCGACCAACGGGAATGTCTTGGAAGGACTTTGCCGCCCAAACCCCACTGGTCGAAGACGCGCAGAAAGATCTGATTCGCCTCAACGAAGAGGCGATCGACTACCTTCCCGGGCTGTCCCCCGACGAAAAGACAAAGAAACTCGCGGCGACGAGCTATCTCGCTTTTCTCGAAGAGCATGCCAAGGTTCATCCACAAGTCGTGAAGATGCTCTACAAACGAACCCACGGTTTGTTCGCCATGGGGATCGACGGGGTCCCCGCCCTCGATTGCTGGGGCCTGGGCTATCCGGGTTTCCAGGGCATGGGCCCGAGACCCGCCAAGGCTTCCGAGCTATCGCTCACCGCGCGACCTCACCGGGAACCCCAGCCCTACATTTTCCATTTCCCCGACGGAAATGCGTCGATCGCACGTCTGCTGACGCGAAGCCTCGTTCTCGGAAGCGCGCCGGGAGGCACGATGGAGGACATCGTAACGGCGAAGATGGACTACTCGAAGCTGGACGTAGCCGGATCGAGAATACGAGTTCGCCTGCGAAGCACCGGCGTAAGGGTGCAGCATGTCGGAGATCCGGACCGCGCCACCGAGGTCGAGGTCACCTACGTGCGCGACGGGAACGCCGAGAGCGTGCGTGCCCGACACGTCGTGCTGGGCTGCTGGCACATGGTGATTCCCCTCCTCTGCCCCGAGCTCGGCGAAGAGCAGCGGAAGGCACTCGTCTATGGTCCCAAAGTACCGCTCGTATATACCAACGTTTTCGTTCGTGACTGGAAGGCGTTCGAAAAGCTCGGAGTGTCGAGCATCTCGGCCACGAACGGATATCATTCGAGCATCAGCCTCGATTTTCCCGTCAGTCTCGGCGGTTATCGCCATCCGCGCTCCCCGGAAGAGCCAATCGTTCTCCACCTGACCAGAACCCCTTGCAGTCCGGGTGGGAGCTCCCGCGAGCAGCACGCCGCCGGCCGCTACGATCTTCTCGCCACCACGTTCGAGACCTTCGAGCGGGAAACGAGGGCGCAGCTCGGACGCGTTCTCGCGGGCGGAGGTTTCGATCCCTCCCGCGACATCCTCGGCATCACCGTCAACCGCTGGCCCCATGGCTACGCCTACGAGTACAACTCGCTGTGGGATCCGGTGTTCCCCCCGGGCGAAGCGCCCTTCGAGATCGGCCGAAAGCCGTTCGGGCGGATTCACATCGCGAACTCGGACGCCCAGGCCTACGCCTACACGAACGCCGCCATCGACCAGGCTTATCGAGCGGTCTCGGAGATCGGCTGA